One window from the genome of Populus alba chromosome 15, ASM523922v2, whole genome shotgun sequence encodes:
- the LOC118057268 gene encoding G-type lectin S-receptor-like serine/threonine-protein kinase At5g24080 isoform X1 has translation MANCLVFFLLVLVWLWAGARASHIGLGSRLMARDQNEAWVSDNGTFAFGLTPAANARDQFQVAIWFADLPGDRTIVWSANSDDLIYRNSLVNKNAFLELDTTGNLVLIDGERTVWMSNTSGAGITSASMEETGNFILHTSTNHSAWQSFEHPSDTLLPNQPLTVSLELTSPKSPSQGGYYSLKMLQQPTSLSLALTYNLPETYDASPEAYANFSYWPGPDISNVTGDVVAVLDDAGSFGIVYGESSNGAVYVYKNDGDYNGLGSATNQSSNRSAVLRRLILETNGNLRLYRWDNNVNGSREWVPEWAAVSNPCDIAGICGNGVCNLDRSKTNASCTCLPGTSKAGGDNFCVENSSSIGSCDSRNTNQTSEFRIAAVQQTSYFFSDFSVVANYSDIPTVSKCGDACLSDCECVASVYGLDDEKPYCWILRSLDFGGYEDTGSTLFVKVRGNESMSPGGNKRGTDDDNTRKKVVVIPIVLSMAILVGLLCLLLYFNVHKKRYLERAMESSPILPGAPIHFTFRDLQIRTCNFSQLLGTGGFGSVYKGSLGDGTLVAVKKLDKVLPHGEKEFITEVNTIGSMHHMNLVRLCGYCSEGLQRLLVYEFLKNGSLDKWIFPSYSCRDRLLDWSTRFDIAIATAKGIAYFHEQCRDRIIHCDIKPENILLDENFCPKVSDFGLAKLMGREHSHVVTMVRGTRGYLAPEWVSNRPITVKADVYSYGMLLLEIVGGRRNLDMSFDAEDFFYPGWAFKAMMNDTPLKAADRRLEGSVKEEELMRAVKVAFWCIQDEVYTRPSMGEVVKMLEGSMEINTPPMPQTVLELIEEGLDQVYKAMKREFNQYSSFTTATGHPSSHATCSYSTMSPR, from the exons ATGGCTAATTGTTTGGTCTTTTTTCTCTTGGTTTTAGTTTGGCTTTGGGCTGGGGCTAGGGCTAGCCACATTGGTTTGGGTTCAAGATTGATGGCTCGTGATCAGAATGAAGCATGGGTTTCAGATAATGGTACGTTTGCTTTTGGTTTAACTCCAGCGGCTAATGCTCGTGACCAGTTTCAAGTGGCCATTTGGTTCgcagatcttcctggtgatcgAACCATAGTTTGGTCAGCTAATAG TGATGATCTGATATATAGAAACTCCCTGGTCAACAAAAACGCATTCCTGGAGCTGGACACCACCGGCAACCTAGTTCTAATCGACGGCGAAAGAACAGTCTGGATGTCAAACACCTCCGGCGCAGGCATTACATCGGCAAGCATGGAAGAAACTGGCAACTTTATCCTCCACACTAGCACTAACCACTCAGCATGGCAAAGTTTTGAACACCCTTCTGATACTTTACTTCCAAACCAGCCTTTAACAGTATCCCTTGAACTAACATCACCAAAATCACCTTCACAGGGTGGCTATTACTCACTCAAAATGTTACAGCAGCCTACTTCATTAAGCCTTGCTTTAACATACAACTTGCCTGAAACCTATGATGCTTCACCTGAAGCTTATGCCAACTTTTCCTACTGGCCTGGACCGGATATTTCAAATGTTACTGGGGATGTTGTCGCGGTTTTGGATGATGCAGGAAGCTTTGGAATAGTGTATGGTGAATCATCAAATGGGGCAGTTTATGTGTATAAGAATGATGGTGACTATAATGGATTAGGTTCAGCTACAAATCAATCAAGCAATCGGTCAGCAGTTCTTCGAAGACTGATACTTGAGACTAATGGGAATTTGAGACTGTATCGATGGGATAACAATGTTAATGGTTCACGGGAGTGGGTTCCAGAGTGGGCTGCAGTGTCAAATCCCTGTGACATTGCTGGAATTTGTGGTAATGGGGTATGTAATTTGGATAGAAGCAAGACTAATGCTTCTTGTACATGCTTGCCCGGTACTTCCAAAGCAGGGGGTGATAACTTCTGCGTGGAGAACTCATCATCGATTGGAAGTTGTGATTCACGAAATACAAATCAAACATCTGAGTTCAGGATTGCAGCTGTGCAgcaaacaagttattttttctcCGATTTTTCGGTGGTAGCAAATTACAGTGATATTCCTACAGTGTCAAAGTGTGGTGACGCTTGTCTATCAGATTGTGAGTGTGTAGCTTCtgtttatggacttgatgaTGAGAAGCCTTATTGTTGGATACTTAGGAGCTTAGACTTTGGTGGATATGAGGACACTGGATCCACCTTGTTTGTGAAGGTTAGAGGCAACGAGTCGATGTCTCCAGGAGGCAATAAAAGGGGGACAGATGATGATAACACAAGAAAGAAGGTTGTGGTTATACCTATAGTTCTCAGTATGGCAATTCTTGTTGGCCTACTATGCTTATTACTGTATTTCAATGTTCATAAAAAGAGATACTTGGAAAGAGCTATGGAGAGCTCTCCTATTCTTCCTGGTGCTCCTATACATTTTACTTTCCGCGACTTGCAGATTCGTACCTGCAATTTTTCCCAGCTACTTGGAACAG GAGGATTTGGAAGTGTATACAAAGGAAGCCTCGGAGATGGAACTTTGGTTGCTGTAAAGAAGCTAGACAAGGTTTTACCTCATGGGGAGAAAGAATTTATAACTGAAGTAAATACCATAGGCTCTATGCATCACATGAACCTGGTTCGTCTATGCGGGTACTGCTCGGAGGGATTGCAACG TCTCCTAGTTTATGAGTTCCTGAAAAATGGGTCACTGGACAAATGGATCTTTCCTTCGTATAGTTGCCGAGATAGACTACTGGATTGGTCAACTCGCTTCGATATAGCCATTGCTACTGCGAAAGGGATTGCGTACTTTCACGAGCAATGCAGAGACCGGATAATTCACTGCGATATCAAGCCGGAGAATATTTTGTTAGATGAGAATTTCTGCCCTAAAGTATCAGATTTTGGACTAGCTAAGTTAATGGGGAGGGAGCATTCGCATGTTGTGACCATGGTTCGAGGAACTAGAGGCTATTTGGCTCCAGAATGGGTTAGCAACAGGCCTATCACTGTGAAGGCTGATGTTTATAGTTACGGAATGCTTCTTTTGGAGATTGTTGGTGGAAGAAGAAACCTTGACATGTCTTTTGATGCAGAGGACTTCTTTTACCCTGGGTGGGCTTTCAAG GCGATGATGAACGATACACCACTGAAAGCAGCAGATCGCAGACTAGAAGGATCGGTTAAAGAAGAAGAGCTAATGAGAGCAGTGAAAGTTGCTTTTTGGTGCATTCAAGATGAGGTCTACACCAGACCTTCAATGGGGGAAGTGGTGAAAATGCTAGAAGGATCAATGGAGATAAACACACCACCAATGCCACAAACTGTCTTGGAATTGATAGAAGAAGGCTTAGATCAAGTTTACAAGGCCATGAAGAGAGAATTCAATCAGTATAGCTCCTTCACCACTGCTACTGGTCATCCATCATCTCATGCTACCTGCAGTTATTCAACAATGTCACCCAGATAG
- the LOC118057268 gene encoding G-type lectin S-receptor-like serine/threonine-protein kinase At5g24080 isoform X2 → MANCLVFFLLVLVWLWAGARASHIGLGSRLMARDQNEAWVSDNGTFAFGLTPAANARDQFQVAIWFADLPGDRTIVWSANRNSLVNKNAFLELDTTGNLVLIDGERTVWMSNTSGAGITSASMEETGNFILHTSTNHSAWQSFEHPSDTLLPNQPLTVSLELTSPKSPSQGGYYSLKMLQQPTSLSLALTYNLPETYDASPEAYANFSYWPGPDISNVTGDVVAVLDDAGSFGIVYGESSNGAVYVYKNDGDYNGLGSATNQSSNRSAVLRRLILETNGNLRLYRWDNNVNGSREWVPEWAAVSNPCDIAGICGNGVCNLDRSKTNASCTCLPGTSKAGGDNFCVENSSSIGSCDSRNTNQTSEFRIAAVQQTSYFFSDFSVVANYSDIPTVSKCGDACLSDCECVASVYGLDDEKPYCWILRSLDFGGYEDTGSTLFVKVRGNESMSPGGNKRGTDDDNTRKKVVVIPIVLSMAILVGLLCLLLYFNVHKKRYLERAMESSPILPGAPIHFTFRDLQIRTCNFSQLLGTGGFGSVYKGSLGDGTLVAVKKLDKVLPHGEKEFITEVNTIGSMHHMNLVRLCGYCSEGLQRLLVYEFLKNGSLDKWIFPSYSCRDRLLDWSTRFDIAIATAKGIAYFHEQCRDRIIHCDIKPENILLDENFCPKVSDFGLAKLMGREHSHVVTMVRGTRGYLAPEWVSNRPITVKADVYSYGMLLLEIVGGRRNLDMSFDAEDFFYPGWAFKAMMNDTPLKAADRRLEGSVKEEELMRAVKVAFWCIQDEVYTRPSMGEVVKMLEGSMEINTPPMPQTVLELIEEGLDQVYKAMKREFNQYSSFTTATGHPSSHATCSYSTMSPR, encoded by the exons ATGGCTAATTGTTTGGTCTTTTTTCTCTTGGTTTTAGTTTGGCTTTGGGCTGGGGCTAGGGCTAGCCACATTGGTTTGGGTTCAAGATTGATGGCTCGTGATCAGAATGAAGCATGGGTTTCAGATAATGGTACGTTTGCTTTTGGTTTAACTCCAGCGGCTAATGCTCGTGACCAGTTTCAAGTGGCCATTTGGTTCgcagatcttcctggtgatcgAACCATAGTTTGGTCAGCTAATAG AAACTCCCTGGTCAACAAAAACGCATTCCTGGAGCTGGACACCACCGGCAACCTAGTTCTAATCGACGGCGAAAGAACAGTCTGGATGTCAAACACCTCCGGCGCAGGCATTACATCGGCAAGCATGGAAGAAACTGGCAACTTTATCCTCCACACTAGCACTAACCACTCAGCATGGCAAAGTTTTGAACACCCTTCTGATACTTTACTTCCAAACCAGCCTTTAACAGTATCCCTTGAACTAACATCACCAAAATCACCTTCACAGGGTGGCTATTACTCACTCAAAATGTTACAGCAGCCTACTTCATTAAGCCTTGCTTTAACATACAACTTGCCTGAAACCTATGATGCTTCACCTGAAGCTTATGCCAACTTTTCCTACTGGCCTGGACCGGATATTTCAAATGTTACTGGGGATGTTGTCGCGGTTTTGGATGATGCAGGAAGCTTTGGAATAGTGTATGGTGAATCATCAAATGGGGCAGTTTATGTGTATAAGAATGATGGTGACTATAATGGATTAGGTTCAGCTACAAATCAATCAAGCAATCGGTCAGCAGTTCTTCGAAGACTGATACTTGAGACTAATGGGAATTTGAGACTGTATCGATGGGATAACAATGTTAATGGTTCACGGGAGTGGGTTCCAGAGTGGGCTGCAGTGTCAAATCCCTGTGACATTGCTGGAATTTGTGGTAATGGGGTATGTAATTTGGATAGAAGCAAGACTAATGCTTCTTGTACATGCTTGCCCGGTACTTCCAAAGCAGGGGGTGATAACTTCTGCGTGGAGAACTCATCATCGATTGGAAGTTGTGATTCACGAAATACAAATCAAACATCTGAGTTCAGGATTGCAGCTGTGCAgcaaacaagttattttttctcCGATTTTTCGGTGGTAGCAAATTACAGTGATATTCCTACAGTGTCAAAGTGTGGTGACGCTTGTCTATCAGATTGTGAGTGTGTAGCTTCtgtttatggacttgatgaTGAGAAGCCTTATTGTTGGATACTTAGGAGCTTAGACTTTGGTGGATATGAGGACACTGGATCCACCTTGTTTGTGAAGGTTAGAGGCAACGAGTCGATGTCTCCAGGAGGCAATAAAAGGGGGACAGATGATGATAACACAAGAAAGAAGGTTGTGGTTATACCTATAGTTCTCAGTATGGCAATTCTTGTTGGCCTACTATGCTTATTACTGTATTTCAATGTTCATAAAAAGAGATACTTGGAAAGAGCTATGGAGAGCTCTCCTATTCTTCCTGGTGCTCCTATACATTTTACTTTCCGCGACTTGCAGATTCGTACCTGCAATTTTTCCCAGCTACTTGGAACAG GAGGATTTGGAAGTGTATACAAAGGAAGCCTCGGAGATGGAACTTTGGTTGCTGTAAAGAAGCTAGACAAGGTTTTACCTCATGGGGAGAAAGAATTTATAACTGAAGTAAATACCATAGGCTCTATGCATCACATGAACCTGGTTCGTCTATGCGGGTACTGCTCGGAGGGATTGCAACG TCTCCTAGTTTATGAGTTCCTGAAAAATGGGTCACTGGACAAATGGATCTTTCCTTCGTATAGTTGCCGAGATAGACTACTGGATTGGTCAACTCGCTTCGATATAGCCATTGCTACTGCGAAAGGGATTGCGTACTTTCACGAGCAATGCAGAGACCGGATAATTCACTGCGATATCAAGCCGGAGAATATTTTGTTAGATGAGAATTTCTGCCCTAAAGTATCAGATTTTGGACTAGCTAAGTTAATGGGGAGGGAGCATTCGCATGTTGTGACCATGGTTCGAGGAACTAGAGGCTATTTGGCTCCAGAATGGGTTAGCAACAGGCCTATCACTGTGAAGGCTGATGTTTATAGTTACGGAATGCTTCTTTTGGAGATTGTTGGTGGAAGAAGAAACCTTGACATGTCTTTTGATGCAGAGGACTTCTTTTACCCTGGGTGGGCTTTCAAG GCGATGATGAACGATACACCACTGAAAGCAGCAGATCGCAGACTAGAAGGATCGGTTAAAGAAGAAGAGCTAATGAGAGCAGTGAAAGTTGCTTTTTGGTGCATTCAAGATGAGGTCTACACCAGACCTTCAATGGGGGAAGTGGTGAAAATGCTAGAAGGATCAATGGAGATAAACACACCACCAATGCCACAAACTGTCTTGGAATTGATAGAAGAAGGCTTAGATCAAGTTTACAAGGCCATGAAGAGAGAATTCAATCAGTATAGCTCCTTCACCACTGCTACTGGTCATCCATCATCTCATGCTACCTGCAGTTATTCAACAATGTCACCCAGATAG
- the LOC118057268 gene encoding G-type lectin S-receptor-like serine/threonine-protein kinase At5g24080 isoform X3, giving the protein MSNTSGAGITSASMEETGNFILHTSTNHSAWQSFEHPSDTLLPNQPLTVSLELTSPKSPSQGGYYSLKMLQQPTSLSLALTYNLPETYDASPEAYANFSYWPGPDISNVTGDVVAVLDDAGSFGIVYGESSNGAVYVYKNDGDYNGLGSATNQSSNRSAVLRRLILETNGNLRLYRWDNNVNGSREWVPEWAAVSNPCDIAGICGNGVCNLDRSKTNASCTCLPGTSKAGGDNFCVENSSSIGSCDSRNTNQTSEFRIAAVQQTSYFFSDFSVVANYSDIPTVSKCGDACLSDCECVASVYGLDDEKPYCWILRSLDFGGYEDTGSTLFVKVRGNESMSPGGNKRGTDDDNTRKKVVVIPIVLSMAILVGLLCLLLYFNVHKKRYLERAMESSPILPGAPIHFTFRDLQIRTCNFSQLLGTGGFGSVYKGSLGDGTLVAVKKLDKVLPHGEKEFITEVNTIGSMHHMNLVRLCGYCSEGLQRLLVYEFLKNGSLDKWIFPSYSCRDRLLDWSTRFDIAIATAKGIAYFHEQCRDRIIHCDIKPENILLDENFCPKVSDFGLAKLMGREHSHVVTMVRGTRGYLAPEWVSNRPITVKADVYSYGMLLLEIVGGRRNLDMSFDAEDFFYPGWAFKAMMNDTPLKAADRRLEGSVKEEELMRAVKVAFWCIQDEVYTRPSMGEVVKMLEGSMEINTPPMPQTVLELIEEGLDQVYKAMKREFNQYSSFTTATGHPSSHATCSYSTMSPR; this is encoded by the exons ATGTCAAACACCTCCGGCGCAGGCATTACATCGGCAAGCATGGAAGAAACTGGCAACTTTATCCTCCACACTAGCACTAACCACTCAGCATGGCAAAGTTTTGAACACCCTTCTGATACTTTACTTCCAAACCAGCCTTTAACAGTATCCCTTGAACTAACATCACCAAAATCACCTTCACAGGGTGGCTATTACTCACTCAAAATGTTACAGCAGCCTACTTCATTAAGCCTTGCTTTAACATACAACTTGCCTGAAACCTATGATGCTTCACCTGAAGCTTATGCCAACTTTTCCTACTGGCCTGGACCGGATATTTCAAATGTTACTGGGGATGTTGTCGCGGTTTTGGATGATGCAGGAAGCTTTGGAATAGTGTATGGTGAATCATCAAATGGGGCAGTTTATGTGTATAAGAATGATGGTGACTATAATGGATTAGGTTCAGCTACAAATCAATCAAGCAATCGGTCAGCAGTTCTTCGAAGACTGATACTTGAGACTAATGGGAATTTGAGACTGTATCGATGGGATAACAATGTTAATGGTTCACGGGAGTGGGTTCCAGAGTGGGCTGCAGTGTCAAATCCCTGTGACATTGCTGGAATTTGTGGTAATGGGGTATGTAATTTGGATAGAAGCAAGACTAATGCTTCTTGTACATGCTTGCCCGGTACTTCCAAAGCAGGGGGTGATAACTTCTGCGTGGAGAACTCATCATCGATTGGAAGTTGTGATTCACGAAATACAAATCAAACATCTGAGTTCAGGATTGCAGCTGTGCAgcaaacaagttattttttctcCGATTTTTCGGTGGTAGCAAATTACAGTGATATTCCTACAGTGTCAAAGTGTGGTGACGCTTGTCTATCAGATTGTGAGTGTGTAGCTTCtgtttatggacttgatgaTGAGAAGCCTTATTGTTGGATACTTAGGAGCTTAGACTTTGGTGGATATGAGGACACTGGATCCACCTTGTTTGTGAAGGTTAGAGGCAACGAGTCGATGTCTCCAGGAGGCAATAAAAGGGGGACAGATGATGATAACACAAGAAAGAAGGTTGTGGTTATACCTATAGTTCTCAGTATGGCAATTCTTGTTGGCCTACTATGCTTATTACTGTATTTCAATGTTCATAAAAAGAGATACTTGGAAAGAGCTATGGAGAGCTCTCCTATTCTTCCTGGTGCTCCTATACATTTTACTTTCCGCGACTTGCAGATTCGTACCTGCAATTTTTCCCAGCTACTTGGAACAG GAGGATTTGGAAGTGTATACAAAGGAAGCCTCGGAGATGGAACTTTGGTTGCTGTAAAGAAGCTAGACAAGGTTTTACCTCATGGGGAGAAAGAATTTATAACTGAAGTAAATACCATAGGCTCTATGCATCACATGAACCTGGTTCGTCTATGCGGGTACTGCTCGGAGGGATTGCAACG TCTCCTAGTTTATGAGTTCCTGAAAAATGGGTCACTGGACAAATGGATCTTTCCTTCGTATAGTTGCCGAGATAGACTACTGGATTGGTCAACTCGCTTCGATATAGCCATTGCTACTGCGAAAGGGATTGCGTACTTTCACGAGCAATGCAGAGACCGGATAATTCACTGCGATATCAAGCCGGAGAATATTTTGTTAGATGAGAATTTCTGCCCTAAAGTATCAGATTTTGGACTAGCTAAGTTAATGGGGAGGGAGCATTCGCATGTTGTGACCATGGTTCGAGGAACTAGAGGCTATTTGGCTCCAGAATGGGTTAGCAACAGGCCTATCACTGTGAAGGCTGATGTTTATAGTTACGGAATGCTTCTTTTGGAGATTGTTGGTGGAAGAAGAAACCTTGACATGTCTTTTGATGCAGAGGACTTCTTTTACCCTGGGTGGGCTTTCAAG GCGATGATGAACGATACACCACTGAAAGCAGCAGATCGCAGACTAGAAGGATCGGTTAAAGAAGAAGAGCTAATGAGAGCAGTGAAAGTTGCTTTTTGGTGCATTCAAGATGAGGTCTACACCAGACCTTCAATGGGGGAAGTGGTGAAAATGCTAGAAGGATCAATGGAGATAAACACACCACCAATGCCACAAACTGTCTTGGAATTGATAGAAGAAGGCTTAGATCAAGTTTACAAGGCCATGAAGAGAGAATTCAATCAGTATAGCTCCTTCACCACTGCTACTGGTCATCCATCATCTCATGCTACCTGCAGTTATTCAACAATGTCACCCAGATAG
- the LOC118057178 gene encoding phospholipase A1-IIalpha — MAGIADHWKAFSGFNNWDGVLIPPINTDFRRYLIHYGEKHLHFLDVIHQKNSSPMWVCKMVIHSNIYQVTKYFYLKLDDFADFMEFDIKESAWIGYVAVTTDEGNTVLGRRDVLVCWRGTILVPTIPRCTMVFTASTWPKAQAPSTIRTVLENRVEELEIDSSKSPYSKDPNAESHNLDIYLHAIAGYQGELGEFRLVIDRDSALVNKSADVLPEKYKVPPNWRTVMNKCMIQMDNGFWKLNDCVPDPPSEDDIEGNITAIFLKDNTPLAL, encoded by the exons ATGGCCGGCATAGCAGATCATTGGAAGGCTTTTAGTGGATTCAACAACTGGGATGGTGTTTTGATTCCTCCCATCAACACCGATTTCCGCCGCTATCTTATTCACTACGGTGAAAAG CATTTGCACTTTCTCGACGTTATCCACCAGAAGAACTCTTCTCCCATGTGGGTCTGCAAAATGGTAATCCATTCAAATATATATCAAGTGACGAAGTACTTTTACTTGAAACTGGATGATTTTGCTGATTTTATGGAGTTTGATATCAAGGAATCTGCTTGGATTGGATATGTGGCTGTGACTACAGATGAAGGGAATACGGTCTTGGGGAGAAGGGATGTTTTGGTTTGCTGGAGAGGAACAATCTTG GTGCCCACAATCCCAAGATGCACCATGGTTTTCACAGCGTCTACTTGGCCAAAAGCTCAAGCTCCTAGTACAATAAGAACAGTGCTAGAGAACAG AGTTGAAGAGCTGGAAATTGACAGCAGCAAGTCGCCATACTCGAAGGATCCAAATGCTGAATCGCATAATTTGGACATTTATCTTCATGCAATCGCAGGTTACCAGGGGGAACTTGGAGAATTCAGGTTGGTTATCGATCGCGACAGTGCACTGGTAAACAAATCTGCAGATGTATTGCCGGAAAAGTATAAAGTCCCGCCTAATTGGCGGACGGTGATGAACAAGTGCATGATCCAAATGGACAACGGATTCTGGAAGTTGAATGACTGTGTGCCGGATCCTCCAAGTGAAGATGATATTGAAGGGAATATTACTGCTATATTCCTGAAAGACAATACGCCACTAGcattataa